The following nucleotide sequence is from Acyrthosiphon pisum isolate AL4f chromosome A2, pea_aphid_22Mar2018_4r6ur, whole genome shotgun sequence.
AGATGCTTCATCTTCAGATCCagaattattctaaaaaatgattttaagttaattacatttaaattacaacgAGATCAGTGAATGTAATTTCTAGCTATTGGTCTAACATGAACTTGGGCGAAATAGAGTAAAGTTTATATTGAGTTAGAAATGATGgaatttttataagttaaatatgttaaataaatttgtaatatttgtaatatttaaaaaagttaatttttcattttctcatatgttttcaaaaaagaGACATTGGTACACACACATTAGTTATCTCAATTGTTCAAAAGTATTAAATGCTAATTATATGTTCTGCTTccttaatatatacattagaaATCAATAGAACGTGCATCAGTTAGAACGAACAAAACACAAAACCCTAGCCCAAGTCCATAAAATTgtacattcaaaattaaaatacacaattgaGGATAGTTATTAGTTAGTTATTATCTGCTacatatttagatttaatacGGTTTATTATGAGCAAGTCATTatcttttattgtttatatatgaATGTTATAACTGCATACAATAAGAAAAACTCATTGATAGCAACTTCTATtgtagataattaaattttacataccTCAAATAcaactcaatttaaaatttaaatatagaaaataatcatAGTGAGATTATATGAGATATCATAGTCGATACTTATGGTTtgaagtttgataatagatcaatttactccgattaaaaaataataaaagttaaaatcacATACCTAAGAAGTTTAGTTCTTTATACGTGTGagacataatatagataaaatagttTCTTATGATATGACATTTCATTATACAAAATGCTGTACCTCATGAAATCAATTATTGCatctataggtacaaataaaatgtGGTTGAATACTAACGGTATTATCCGTTTTTGAGTTATCCAAATTATCTTTTTTGGCAGGTGATTTTGAGTTTTTAGATGGCTCGTAGTTATCATCATCAATTTCCATGTCAGGGCTGTCCATTTCAATTAGTAGGTAGACACTTTGTTACCGGTGCAATGCTACAATCACACTACACACCAATTTACCATTAGAATTACGAtcgtttaaatagttaaaacaaaTTCGTATACGGTATTAAATTACTTACCCTATTCGGTATACaactaatatgtattatttataaaaaaatatcaataaagattATTGAGAGCAAAACAACCACCTACAAGTAACAACAAACAACCCAACTTATAAAAAAGTACTTGTACACACCACGGAATTAAACCGCGAAAATGGACGTGagacaaaaaaaagaaagagtAGTCACTGCAACACACCAACGgcaaaccataataattattcgtaaaGTCGTAACAGTCCTGACACGAGTAAGTCGATAACTACCGTAGACCAGTGGTAGTGGAGTATGGAGTACAATAAACTTAGCCCCTCCATCAACAATCAACGTTCCGTTGCAGTGCTACCATCACTAAGGTGGTATCATTGAACAATAGCTGCATAGAACCAGCtgggtatgaaactccgtgaactggtcgaatcgggcgattgtggcCTTAAACACGGTCTCCAGGCCCCatgggggcgtggcatacgtgaaaTAAGAAATGGTAAACAAGCCGACCCCGCGTAGCGTATCCCGCCTAAATTCCGGTAAACGTTTCCATGTTTTTTGGAGGTTTAGACTTCAGATCATGGGTAAACAagaccccaatcagctgatcgagtttcgcttctatttTGTTCTATGGTTGTAGATATTTACAACCTAGATCATTTAACCTAgatcatatattcatatcacgatttaagatcTTTAATCGTGGATCATATACATCTAATCTAATCATATAGCCTGCTATTTATTTATCCACCTTGCATCTAATGTTTACAACCGTGGTTACCACtgttattttttactgttatcaaCACTCGacatatgataattgataagacaTAGACGCGGCACGCATGATACGCACTGTGCAACACGGTCTTGATTTTATCATGCATGTAACCAAAACACAGATTAAATGTCTGTGCAGTGTGCATATTACTGCAAAACACGTGTGTTTTGAGTTTTCAGACGAAgcggttaaatattttatttaagagaGCGCCATAGGCTTCGTCAAACTTTAATATGGCTCCAAAaagtattaagaaaaaaataataaaaaacaagaaGCCTACAAAAAAAGCTTCAAAAGTGGTTTCTAAAAAGGTTGAAGTGATGAGCGATGGTAACGATGATTCTGATGATGGATCGTTAGATGCAATTGAATTTAACAGTGAGTAAATTATTCGTTTGATACCATTGTCTTAAATAGTTGTTATTGCCCCTTTTGTTTCAGGTGAATCTGATCATGATGCAAGTTTAAGTGAGGGTGATGATGGTAAAGTGTATGACAGCGATGATTTGGACGAAGATTTAGAAAAACTGAAAACCTCTGACCCagaattctataaatatttaaaggaaTGTGACAAAAAACTTACCAGTTTGCCTGAACAAGATGGTGATGAAAGttttaatgatgatgatgattatgatgAAGATGATGTTGAAGGAATAAAATCTGAAAAATTACATAAACCTCCTACTAATTTAGAAGTAAGTACTTgaagtaattaacatttaaaaaaaaaaaaaaccattattaaactaatattaaatggGAATCGCGAATATTTTAGATTGGTAGCGATGAAAGTGACTTTGATGATGGACCAAGTAATAGTGGTGGAGATTTAACTGTTATTACATTGTCAATGATAGAGACATGGAGacaaaaacttcaaaattcgtaagatcaatttatatataaaaaaaaaaactatttaataatatggtgatcaaatatgtatataataaactaaaaataaattataattttagaaaacaaaaactcaAATATATAACTACAGTATCTAAGGCAATGACAGCGGCACTTCAACGTATAACAgcaaatgaaattaataaacctACATGTTATAAAGTCGAAGGGAGCTCAGGTAgttatgcatatttaatttaaattgaataggtTTAGTTTAAATAAGTCTtgttttttcagtatttaatgCAGTACTTCAAATGTGTATGTTTGATTTGCAACCTGcccttttgaaatttttgaaactTCCTCCTGGTACATCATCAAAAAACATGATTTCAAAATCAAAGCATTGGAAGAAAGTTAAAATGACCCTGCGTTCATATTTAACAGATCTAACTAGGGTAATTACAAGATTTGTTTCTAATGTTTTAGAAATTggaaaatttgatataatatcttagttgatatctatatattatgtactaattttttaaaaaaaaagtaaaattaattttcaaattgtccaTAATTactatgaattaaatttaaatgtttgcaGCTATTGACAACTGTTTCTAGTGAAGACATTACTTGTGTACTATTAAAACATTACCACCAAATGATACCATTTTTATCATGTCTTCCAACAATTGTAAAACCGGTTTTGAAAAGGTTTGTAGCACTATGGAGTGCTAATGCAAGTGAAACTGTTAAAGTTGTATCTTTCTTGTGTATTTTAAAGTTAGCCAATAGTGACCTATCATCTTATCTAGAAATTATTCTAAAggtaattaaactatttatctgcaaatatttttatattaaataatgttgtttttagGCTATGTATGTGGGATATATTTCTAATAGCAAATTTGTTACTCCAAATGCTTTACCTGGGATTAACTTCATGAGACAATCATTGTCAGAAATGTTTACTATAAGTGAATCAGTATCTTATAATCATGCATTCTTATATATCAGACAATTAGCTATTCATCTTCGATCAgctgtaactttaaaaaaaaaggtaacggactaaataatttttttaatttataaaaattgtattattataaaatcatttttttttttaaatttttaaggaaAATATACAATCGGTTTACAATTGGCAGTACATATATTCACTTAAATTATGGACAGATGTTTTGTGTgctacattaaataaaaaacaattgcaaACTTTGGTTTACCCTCTTATTCAAGTACGCCTATTAcacttagataaaaaaaaatttaattgaatataaaaaaacaactattaTGCATTTTAGATTATTGTTGGGTGTGCTAAACTCATACCAACAGTACAATATCTGCCATTGAGATTTCATTGTATTTCAATGTTAACTAAGCTGAGTAGGGAAACTGGGAAATTTATACCAATTTTACCACATATCTTagaggtatttatatatttggttttcaaaacccatggggttttttttttttgtatttgtataaaaaaaaaaaaacattatttttaaggtaCTTACTATAGTAGATTTTCAAAAGAAACATTCAAAAACATCAATGAGACCAATGGACTTTACTTGTATATTGCGTCTGTCAAAATCACAATTAcaggaaaatgtatttaaagacgcagttattgaaaatgttcatagtGCTTTTATGGAATATATAGTAATTGAAGCACATACAATCAGTTTTCCTGATATAGTAGTACCATTTATCATCaaagtatgttttatttgtacttcttaaatatatagtttGGTTTAAacgtaattattgtaataataatatcacttatttatttagatgAAAGACtttcttaaaaattgtaaaaatattaattatactcgGAAGTTACGTACTTTGTTAGACAAAGTGAAAGAAACGTCAACTATTTTAAGTGAAAAACGTGGAAAAAGTGGTCTTTTACTACATGACTTAAAAGGTATTGAGGCATGGGAATCTGATATTAAATTAGCTGGTACTCCTATGTccgtatattatgatagttggtttaaaataaatcagCAACAAGTTGctagaaaaataacaaacaacatTGCAGTAAGTAAATTGAATCTTGATATGAAATAATTTGTGACTGACTTATGATAATTTTGCATTTATTAGCTTGGAGAATTCAATATTCCTACCTTAAAGAAACACAAGCCAAAAGAAAATGATGGTGGACCAGCTGAACTATTCCCCTCTGACGATGAAGAATATGAGCCTAAATTTGGGTAAGACATTCTTAGtagataaattcaatattaaccTTTATTCCATGcccatcaaaattaaaaataagatagtTGCAAactcaataattttacataattataatttatataatatgtatataatatgtatacaataacaagatatattaaattttaaatcacaccATTGTGTTAAGcacataaatacttaaatacttaggattatgaaaaaaaaaaatttgaaatactatcGTACGtttaaaatcattgtgtaaATCAAACTACTTTTACACGTAAAACATAGGTGGCTGCTCACTTGTCAGCTCTTTGACGTCCCGCAGCTATTCATAAACTCTCATTATCTCATtttcaataatcatttttttaacttcgtttttttaccaaaaatttgTGTTGTACTgtccttaaattattatagttattcaatattcattattaaattttgaacaaagtaatttttctataataaacaCTAACCTTATAACtagtttatttacataataagataaaattttcatattttaaaaataaaaacaattattaagaaaaaggtttaatactttcaaaaatgtttttgaacatattctatataactattaatattgtatgccAAATTGTTGTACCTAGCAGTAGAGAATCTATACATAAATTTAGAttctaaaataaacaatgttatCTGGATCTAGGTCTTCAGAGGATGAAAACGAtgatgaagatgatgatgatgatgatgtagAAGATGAAGATGAGGATGAAGACGATGATGACAAttaattgttaactttttatactttatacaatttactttttatttttattgcttttaaagttaaatatctAGTAATTTAAATGTTGTCCTTGATtattcgtaataaaaaaaaaaaaaaacatgtcagttacacattttaattagtttactcttcttttaaaatattctgttttataattcaataataatgattaatgccaatgagatttttttgttttaagaaatAACTTTATCCCAACCCCttcaaattcaacatttttgcgAGGAGTGTTGAAGACATCGCCAAGCACAACTAGGGACAATATTTTGGTATagtaagctcaataaaaaaagtatgcaagactgtaataataatctgtacacaattttatgaaattgaCAAGACttttaagcttaaaaaaatggACTAAGATCCATACACTATTCATCATTATTACCCTGTAATACCCTGTAGGTACTCTGGACCCATTTGGTAAGTTcggacaaaataatttttatatataaaataacttgactctttttgagctgcttacggacattgtcatttttcaatttttttaatttttttttctataaatatcaataaaattttatttgtttggtaagaatgcgtgaaaatttaatgcaaggctcctgatatattgttacaatagcaattgtaaaatgttaaaaatacataggcacacattttttttNNNNNNNNNNNNNNNNNNNNNNNNNNNNNNNNNNNNNNNNNNNNNNNNNNNNNNNNNNNNNNNNNNNNNNNNNNNNNNNNNNNNNNNNNNNNNNNNNNNNNNNNNNNNNNNNNNNNNNNNNNNNNNNNNNNNNNNNNNNNNNNNNNNNNNNNNNNNNNNNNNNNNNNNNNNNNNNNNNNNNNNNNNNNNNNNNNNNNNNNNNNNNNNNNNNNNNNNNNNNNNNNNNNNNNNNNNNNNNNNNNNNNNNNNNNNNNNNNNNNNNNNNNNNNNNNNNNNNNNNNNNNNNNNNNNNNNNNNNNNNNNNNNNNNNNNNNNNNNNNNNNNNNNNNNNNNNNNNNNNNNNNNNNNNNNNNNNNNNNNNNNNNNNNNNNNNNNNNNNNNNNNNNNNNNNNNNNNNNNNNNNNNNNNNNNNNNNNNNNNNNNNNNNNNNNNNNNNNNNNNNNNNNNNNNNNNNNNNNNNNNNNNNNNNNNNNNNNNNNNNNNNNNNNNNNNNNNNNNNNNNNNNNNNNNNNNNNNNNNNNNNNNNNNNNNNNNNNNNNNNNNNNNNNNNNNNNNNNNNNNNNNNNNNNNNNNNNNNNNNNNNNNNNNNNNNNNNNNNNNNNNNNNNNNNNNNNNNNNNNNNNNNNNNNNNNNNNNNNNNNNNNNNNNNNNNNNNNNNNNNNNNNNNNNNNNNNNNNNNNNNNNNNNNNNNNNNNNNNNNNNNNNNNNNNNNNNNNNNNNNNNNNNNNNNNNNNNNNNNNNNNNNNNNNNNNNNNNNNNNNNNNNNNNNNNNNNNNNNNNNNNNNNNNNNNNNNNNNNNNNNNNNNNNNNNNNNNNNNNNNNNNNNNNNNNNNNNNNNNNNNNNNNNNNNNNNNNNNNNNNNNNNNNNNNNNNNNNNNNNNNNNNNNNNNNNNNNNNNNNNNNNNNNNNNNNNNNNNNNNNNNNNNNNNNNNNNNNNNNNNNNNNNNNNNNNNNNNNNNNNNNNNNNNNNNNNNNNNNNNNNNNNNNNNNNNNNNNNNNNNNNNNNNNNNNNNNNNNNNNNNNNNNNNNNNNNNNNNNNNNNNNNNNNNNNNNNNNNNNNNNNNNNNNNNNNNNNNNNNNNNNNNNNNNNNNNNNNNNNNNNNNNNNNNNNNNNNNNNNNNNNNNNNNNNNNNNNNNNNNNNNNNNNNNNNNNNNNNNNNNNNNNNNNNNNNNNNNNNNNNNNNNNNNNNNNNNNNNNNNNNNNNNNNNNNNNNNNNNNNNNNNNNNNNNNNNNNNNNNNNNNNNNNNNNNNNNNNNNNNNNNNNNNNNNNNNNNNNNNNNNNNNNNNNNNNNNNNNNNNNNNNNNNNNNNNNNNNNNNNNNNNNNNNNNNNNNNNNNNNNNNNNNNNNNNNNNNNNNNNNNNNNNNNNNNNNNNNNNNNNNNNNNNNNNNNNNNNNNNNNNNNNNNNNNNNNNNNNNNNNNNNNNNNNNNNNNNNNNNNNNNNNNNNNNNNNNNNNNNNNNNNNNNNNNNNNNNNNNNNNNNNNNNNNNNNNNNNNNNNNNNNNNNNNNNNNNNNNNNNNNNNNNNNNNNNNNNNNNNNNNNNNNNNNNNNNNNNNNNNNNNNNNNNNNNNNNNNNNNNNNNNNNNNNNNNNNNNNNNNNNNNNNNNNNNNNNNNNNNNNNNNNNNNNNNNNNNNNNNNNNNNNNNNNNNNNNNNtttgaagttaaaaatgtataaaatgtcaacttttatatctaaggattgaaaattaaaacaagattcaacgtaaatatttaattctgttaccaaaaattctaagaaatacataagcacagtttatttttatagtcattttaagttcaaatttggacgaaattacatattaaaaaacctggaataactattttagttattttgttgtgattgtataatattacttgtgggtacttgaaacttctaaagtatactattaaatatctatgatagtatcacggtttttttgttgatgtataacgcgtaataagtatctaatagataatgtgatatgattaatttggaatttatgataggtatctattataggtaaatttttttttataccatagatataaatgtataatattatgtcttatatctagactgacaaaccgtctccgctcagaattatttttcttatgcagtgatattatatcattgaattcaaatttcttaccatccattatacagttacccacttgtaacctactgtacaccagagcgacatccacttacccaccttttttaattcgaaatgttatttttaaagattgGAGTTCAATATGCAAATTGATTTTCAGAATTTGCAAATAACCCATTGAGATATTATAGTCTAAAAACCATTACGGGTGGGAGCCCTCTGACTTTGTCCAAtcgatttgaaaattataccaattgttgcaaattggtttttaaaatttgcaaatcaatataacttttttttggtgAATTTTACACGTTTTTTTTGACAGTCCAAATTGGTTTTAACATACTGATTTTaaacatcaacattttatagtacatattttatattttgcatatttcaacattaactcgtttttttttttcaatagtattttaCGATTTCAATTGCATACTTAATCTTTTagtgcattttaatattataatatagaaaaaaaacatacatttttaaagtttcgattaaaatcaaaatacattaacaggaataactacttataagttataactataacctACTTGGCTACTTGTAGTCTGTAGAGTTGTAGATATAACCAGTGTTCtgaacgttcactaaaaaaatcgTTCACGTTCACtgcttaaaaaaagaaaaaaaacgtgtACACGttcaagttcatatttttaattgaaaacgtttacgttctttgaaaatatgaatgCGTTAATTTTGtggttcatttaatttattttattttttttttacgtatcgtttaaatacgaatacaaaatcgtggatatcataatattgttgttttatgtcCAGGCTGGACAACtggaattatgtattttataaattatattcataattcgtaatatattataatatatcataatagtattatcaatcaataggtatttattaaataataaataaatttgaacgtcttaaaaatcgttaaaaatcattaaatatataaacgtcgttcacgttcTATGTGAAAAAATGAGTGACGTTCACTAAATATAAACGTGAACGGTTTCCAAACACTGGAtataacctatacctacttgtaagttgtagctGCAGTGGCGTGGCGAGCTATTTTCACACAAGGAGCAAAGATTTTGGTCTACCCGCCCacccaatattttatgaaactaataaaaaattgagttaaattaaattatgtttattatttacttaacatttatttatacaataattataaaacgtttGATGTTAATAACGCATATTCATAAATAGCTTCTACTTTCTAGATTGTTTTcgttttctagttttttttagattccgagcggagcaaaacaatgtaggtatccaattttctacttcagcatctttTTACTAGTCATCAgctagttggtatttttttttggtgtacctaactcaaataaattaaaaaataaccgtagatacatgacattttcttatctaatattaatattggcaaaatattttgattgtttttgaaCTATTAATAGCTAtaagcaattatttttattgttgtcgATAAAAAAACTTGAGCTGagacaaaaaattgaaaatttaatgggtACACGGTTCTGCATAAATTGttaaaagtaatataagtaaaatagtaaaataaaaaaaaaaaagttgagcgtaagtCCACAATCATAGAATAACCTACTAATAGAAGATAtctcataagtttatctacctttagaaaaaaaaggttCAATGGAaagtaatattgattttttatgagttttgaatttaaaaaatttacaatattatagatatatttggtggtaaattaacaaattccaatcaatcaatttttgatatttagttgttattcaaaaattaatagccACAGACACTTgacattttcaacaatttttaattcataaaaatataatataatatggcgttttcgaaataatttgatactttctaaaaaatttcgtttttaattaattgttgtctaagaaaaatgttttttctgggtcaaaaagcttgaaaaattaatgcaTTGCAAAAGTATTTAAGACACgcttgcacaattttttttaataagcatttaaatttaaaatgttgaaaaaattgtaaCACAAATGACAAatctctaaaatataatatattcacacagtttttagattctgattggagcgatgaatgtgttgattttacaatgatgtttttttttttaaattttttttttgtgtttcatcaccttttatgacagtaaaagtgcttacattttcttcaacagtatctttcctgataggaaagtgaatctagttggtactattactgtcatgactaaataaatttatttagtttatttagtcatgcaTACTACTTTgggtggtcaaaagtaaaaacttccCGGTATTTTTCAAACGATGtcatattatctatgttttaaCGTTTAACcttaacaaaatatttgctATGGTTTTAACCGATAATTGCTTGTTAgtgcagtggcgccgaagtttttaaaatgtggtcgggcaattttaaaacttcccggcctcaatatcttaattatttaatatagaggtaccctaatatacatttattcataatcacggtttaaatatactcatgctcatattaaagttatgaagtaaataaaatatggctgaccggccacattttttaaaaaagaggtcGGGCCACGGCCCGACGTCACCATGGACTTCggagttcggcgccactgaattAGTGTAACCACAGTTGGTATCATCACAGAATATAGATTAGAGGCCTCGATATTGGAAACGTGaattataatacgtaggtacgtgAACACAaagtgaacaaaaaaattatattcacgtATACTTATacactttaatttaatatccgTGTTCacgtattttaaagttattaacgTATTCACATATTCATGGATAGGTatcatttataggtatattataatattgtatgtggcTTGGTGTGGCGTAGTGCATGCACTCAACTGCGAAAACGCAAAAATTCAATGTTTTCGGCCAAAGTTATTTTAACCttctgtatatataggtagtagtgtattagtgtattactcatagtaaaataaattcctttaataacaaaaatatcattaatatgttGACACTTAGTAATATAGGATGACACACCGTTTTTGCTTTGAATCGTTGTTCGTATGTACCTAACGAGtaacgatttattattgaattcaaatttaccaaATCCATTACGTATTTTATGACTTTAATATCTATGCTCTTGAATAATACAGAACATTATtctatgattttaattaatattaatagtaccaTTCATGTGATCAAAAATCtcaataggtactttattttattgaaatttgttacattttttaacttttcatggGCCCTCAGAAGAGCATGTTCACGGGACccattattctgttgaaatgaattaaaatacaaattcactcttagtacctaccaaaaaagaaacaatattttgtgttgtcagaacatttaccaatttaacaatattaataaaataataataaaaaaaaaaaacaccagacAAGACACAAaatcaggggggggggggtatcaGTTGATACGTGATGGCGAGGTGCGGCCACTGGTCACCTAGCATACGTTCTCGCGGACGGACGAGTGCGATCGATGGCGCGTTTGCTCACAGGTGACGACCATCGCGTGGCGGCCGGCTTGAGCTGACCGCGACGGCCGCGGGAGTGACTTTATGGACGACGATTGACGGCGAGTGGCTAGAACGCAAATTCGTGCGCTTCGACGACGAGCGGGCGTTGAAGACGACTGTTGTGACGGCGAGTGGTGTCAGTGGTGACGACAGAGACACAAAAGCGCTGGGCGAGCGAAGACAGCTATTTGGTGCTGCGGAACCGGCGGCGAGACTCGGCCGATGGGACAACGACTGACCAAAAAGGAGAAGGAACTTGCGGACCACGCGATCCTAATATCCTAATCCATGATTTTCGACCCGCAGACGTCCCGGCGGCACCGCGGTCACGCATCGCCGATCCCTGAGACACGATTGGTTTCCGCGGGTTGGGCGATGCGATGACGTCCGTTCCTATACAAATTAGCTCCATCGCTCGCCGTCACGAGTATGTCTTCGTGCACGCCGCTGCCGTCGTCGAAGTGTACCGTCGTCGACGAGGTGGTATCGTTGCCCGCGCTGGTACATAGCTAGCCGCCGTTTCGTCGTTTTCATCCATCCGTCGTCGTCCGTCCGTCGTTCCTCGCGCGACCGACGCCGCCGGGCCCGAGCCGAGCCGCCTGCAATAACCGCGAGCTCGCGACGCCATCGACCGCCATCTCCTTCGTTCCACGGGTGGCCGGAGAACGTACCGGGTGACTTACCGCCGTACACCGTTAAGTGCTCTGTCACGTACCAATCCCCTCATATCACCGCCGTCTTGTCTAGTGCTCCACGGCCCGAGGATGAGCGAAGAGTTAACTGCGGGTTCACTCCGCTCGGAAGCATCCACACAGCAGCATGCGGCCAAACCGCCTAGCTCCTTTCCACGTAGCAGCCATAATTCGCCTGGGCTGCATACAGAGACCTTTGCGTTGTACAGCCGGAGGCTCTTCCTGGTCGTTTTG
It contains:
- the LOC100160528 gene encoding nucleolar complex protein 2 homolog — its product is MAPKSIKKKIIKNKKPTKKASKVVSKKVEVMSDGNDDSDDGSLDAIEFNSESDHDASLSEGDDGKVYDSDDLDEDLEKLKTSDPEFYKYLKECDKKLTSLPEQDGDESFNDDDDYDEDDVEGIKSEKLHKPPTNLEIGSDESDFDDGPSNSGGDLTVITLSMIETWRQKLQNSKQKLKYITTVSKAMTAALQRITANEINKPTCYKVEGSSVFNAVLQMCMFDLQPALLKFLKLPPGTSSKNMISKSKHWKKVKMTLRSYLTDLTRLLTTVSSEDITCVLLKHYHQMIPFLSCLPTIVKPVLKRFVALWSANASETVKVVSFLCILKLANSDLSSYLEIILKAMYVGYISNSKFVTPNALPGINFMRQSLSEMFTISESVSYNHAFLYIRQLAIHLRSAVTLKKKENIQSVYNWQYIYSLKLWTDVLCATLNKKQLQTLVYPLIQIIVGCAKLIPTVQYLPLRFHCISMLTKLSRETGKFIPILPHILEVLTIVDFQKKHSKTSMRPMDFTCILRLSKSQLQENVFKDAVIENVHSAFMEYIVIEAHTISFPDIVVPFIIKMKDFLKNCKNINYTRKLRTLLDKVKETSTILSEKRGKSGLLLHDLKGIEAWESDIKLAGTPMSVYYDSWFKINQQQVARKITNNIALGEFNIPTLKKHKPKENDGGPAELFPSDDEEYEPKFGSSEDENDDEDDDDDDVEDEDEDEDDDDN